Proteins encoded within one genomic window of Marasmius oreades isolate 03SP1 chromosome 6, whole genome shotgun sequence:
- a CDS encoding uncharacterized protein (MEROPS:MER0011032): MTHDGHLEPRRCSAYVSGSQSTHKKEDSDDSIEVEAEGNSSAPVNEEHQYAKITTIQVPVVYSEVLDIVPGLHRKPPVFPDLTSDLLHSNPPSQGYDLILHVGVAGRGPMRVEKMAHKFGYYMKDATGELAPIVLPGSDGIITHDDNSMESKLGSISVSLSTGLDIFPHPQGQQSGPHHQDTSFQTQSRGPGVVSAVSVAEAAERERLGANMVEESAGANMGFGGRPQRGFGKGYRRFPDELYSDIDVLELVRTLKRSGVEPVNSSLDAGHYLCDFIYYCSLAEAQRNGKPYEKDKTTKVLFLHCPPVDQPCSTEEVTEAIKRIVVWVCRGPTGNPIE, encoded by the exons ATGACCCATGATGGGCATCTGGAGCCGAGAAGGTGTAGTGCTTATGTTAGTGGATCACAGTCAACCCACAAAAAGGAAGACTCTGATGACAGCATCGAGGTGGAGGCAGAGGGCAATAGCAGCGCCCCTGTCAATGAGGAGCACCAATATGCAAAGATAACAACCATCCAAGTACCCGTCGTTTACTCAGAGGTACTCGATATCGTCCCAGGTCTACATCGAAAACCACCTGTATTTCCTGACCTCACTTCTGACCTTTTACATTCAAACCCCCCATCACAAGGCTACGATTTGATTCTCCATGTTGGCGTAGCTGGCCGTGGTCCCATGCGTGTGGAGAAGATGGCACATAAATTTGGCTACTATATGAAGGACGCGACTGGAGAACTCGCTCCTATCGTTCTTCCTGGTAGCGACGGTATCATCACTCATGACGATAATTCGATGGAAAGCAAGCTAGGAAGCATCAGTGTTAGCTTAAGCACGGGCCTCGATATTTTCCCCCATCCACAAGGTCAGCAGTCCGGTCCACACCATCAGGATACTTCATTCCAAACACAAAGCCGCGGTCCCGGAGTAGTCAGTGCAGTTTCGGTTGCCGAGGCTGCTGAAAGAGAACGACTGGGTGCAAATATGGTTGAGGAGAGTGCGGGTGCAAATATGGGTTTTGGTGGAAGGCCTCAGAGAGGGTTTGGTAAAGGCTATAGGAGATTCCCTGACGAGCTCTATTCAGATATCGATGTCTTGGAGCTGGTAAGGACTTTGAAGCGCTCTGGGGTCGAG CCTGTCAACTCGTCGCTGGATGCCGGTCATTACCTTTGCGACTTCATCTACTATTGCTCACTTGCTGAAGCACAGAGGAACGGAAAGCCCTATGAGAAAGACAAGACTACCAAAGTCCTATTCTTACATTGTCCGCCAGTCGACCAGCCCTGTAGTACGGAGGAAGTCACTGAGGCGATAAAAAGGATCGTGGTATGGGTTTGCCGCGGCCCTACAGGTAATCCGATCGAATAG
- a CDS encoding uncharacterized protein (MEROPS:MER0011032): MAPLIPNNTDRKHAGSEPNCIINVLVTGFGPFRNFTENPSWLAVKPLHNTLIPLDPYDPIKLPDGQVVMTHDGHLEPRRCSAYVSGSQSTHKKEDSDDSIEVEAEGNSSAPVNEEHQYAKITTIQVPVVYSEVLDIVPGLHRKPPVFPDLTSDLLHSNPPSQGYDLILHVGVAGRGPMRVEKMAHKFGYYMKDATGELAPIVLPGSDGIITHDDNSMESKLGSISVSLSTGLDIFPHPQGQQSGPHHQDTSFQTQSRGPGVVSAVSVAEAAERERLGANMVEESAGANMGFGGRPQRGFGKGYRRFPDELYSDIDVLELVRTLKRSGVEPVNSSLDAGHYLCDFIYYCSLAEAQRNGKPYEKDKTTKVLFLHCPPVDQPCSTEEVTEAIKRIVVWVCRGPTGNPIE; the protein is encoded by the exons ATGGCTCCCCTCATCCCCAACAACACAGACAGAAAGCACGCTGGGAGCGAGCCTAATTGCATAATTAACGTCCTCGTTACCGGTTTTGGC CCATTCAGAAATTTCACGGAAAACCCATCGTGGCTGGCTGTGAAGCCTTTGCATAACACGTTAATACCTCTGGACCCGTATGACCCGATAAAACTCCCTGATGGACAAGTCGTGATGACCCATGATGGGCATCTGGAGCCGAGAAGGTGTAGTGCTTATGTTAGTGGATCACAGTCAACCCACAAAAAGGAAGACTCTGATGACAGCATCGAGGTGGAGGCAGAGGGCAATAGCAGCGCCCCTGTCAATGAGGAGCACCAATATGCAAAGATAACAACCATCCAAGTACCCGTCGTTTACTCAGAGGTACTCGATATCGTCCCAGGTCTACATCGAAAACCACCTGTATTTCCTGACCTCACTTCTGACCTTTTACATTCAAACCCCCCATCACAAGGCTACGATTTGATTCTCCATGTTGGCGTAGCTGGCCGTGGTCCCATGCGTGTGGAGAAGATGGCACATAAATTTGGCTACTATATGAAGGACGCGACTGGAGAACTCGCTCCTATCGTTCTTCCTGGTAGCGACGGTATCATCACTCATGACGATAATTCGATGGAAAGCAAGCTAGGAAGCATCAGTGTTAGCTTAAGCACGGGCCTCGATATTTTCCCCCATCCACAAGGTCAGCAGTCCGGTCCACACCATCAGGATACTTCATTCCAAACACAAAGCCGCGGTCCCGGAGTAGTCAGTGCAGTTTCGGTTGCCGAGGCTGCTGAAAGAGAACGACTGGGTGCAAATATGGTTGAGGAGAGTGCGGGTGCAAATATGGGTTTTGGTGGAAGGCCTCAGAGAGGGTTTGGTAAAGGCTATAGGAGATTCCCTGACGAGCTCTATTCAGATATCGATGTCTTGGAGCTGGTAAGGACTTTGAAGCGCTCTGGGGTCGAG CCTGTCAACTCGTCGCTGGATGCCGGTCATTACCTTTGCGACTTCATCTACTATTGCTCACTTGCTGAAGCACAGAGGAACGGAAAGCCCTATGAGAAAGACAAGACTACCAAAGTCCTATTCTTACATTGTCCGCCAGTCGACCAGCCCTGTAGTACGGAGGAAGTCACTGAGGCGATAAAAAGGATCGTGGTATGGGTTTGCCGCGGCCCTACAGGTAATCCGATCGAATAG